Proteins encoded by one window of Salvia splendens isolate huo1 chromosome 7, SspV2, whole genome shotgun sequence:
- the LOC121741971 gene encoding 60S ribosomal protein L10-like: MGRRPARCYRQIKNKPYPKSRFCRGVPDPKIRIYDVGMKRKGVDEFPFCVHLVSWEKENVSSEALEAARIACNKYMTKFAGKDAFHLRVRVHPFHVLRINKMLSCAGADRLQTGMRGAFGKPQGVCARVAIGQVLLSVRCKDNNSQHAQEALRRAKFKFPGRQKIIVSRKWGFTKFNRSDYVRWKSENRIQPDGVNAKLLGCHGILANRKPGAAFLTAV; the protein is encoded by the exons ATGGGAAGAA GACCAGCAAGGTGCTATCGTCAAATCAAGAATAAACCATACCCAAAATCACGGTTCTGCCGTGGTGTGCCTGATCCCAAGATCAGGATCTATGATGTGGGTATGAAGAGGAAGGGTGTTGATGAATTCCCTTTCTGTGTCCACTTGGTCAGTTGGGAGAAGGAGAATGTGTCCAGCGAGGCACTTGAAGCTGCGCGTATTGCGTGCAACAAGTACATGACCAAATTCGCTGGGAAGGATGCTTTTCACTTGAGGGTTAGGGTCCACCCCTTCCATGTGCTGCGTATCAACAAGATGTTGTCGTGTGCTGGAGCTGATAGGCTCCAGACAGGTATGAGGGGTGCTTTTGGCAAGCCCCAGGGCGTGTGTGCTCGCGTTGCCATTGGGCAGGTTCTCCTCTCTGTCCGCTGCAAAGACAACAACAGCCAGCATGCACAAGAGGCGCTGCGTCGTGCCAAGTTCAAGTTCCCTGGCCGTCAGAAGATCATTGTCAGCAGGAAGTG GGGCTTCACTAAATTCAACCGCAGTGATTATGTGAGGTGGAAATCAGAGAACAGAATTCAACCTGATGGTGTCAATGCCAAG cttttgGGTTGTCATGGTATCTTGGCGAACCGGAAACCAGGGGCCGCGTTTTTGACAGCTGTTTAA